Genomic window (Drosophila ananassae strain 14024-0371.13 chromosome 3L, ASM1763931v2, whole genome shotgun sequence):
attttagtgataaaaaaattttttactttcaccctaatttctcccaaaccaaataacttttggaatatgtttcgacaaaaattatctaattgaaacaatacctttcgattggtatatcattcatttagatcggttgcctacagaaaatttttcattcttcggctatatatagagtttcctcgcgcacgcctaggcatgcaggtcgtcatctaaaaatatattttcaaacgGCTTTTGTTGCTGTGACTTTTATATGAGTCCCTACATGtttaattatacccttgcagagggctttataattttggtcaaaagtgtgcaacacagtgaaggagacatctccgaccctataaagtatatatattcttgatcaggatcacctcctgagtcaatataagcatgtccgtctgtccgtttctacgcaaactagtctcgtctctcagttttaaagctatcgagttgaaactttgcacacacccttctttcctttgcaggcagtatatgagtcggaacgggatcggtcgactatatcctatagccgccatataactgattgatcggaaattccataacttcgttgttgttcaagttagaaggatgggactttctatgcattctaatttgggcaaacttatccgatgttaaatttcataaggatcggccgtctatatcctatagctaccatatacataactgattgatcggaaatgccataccTTCGTtgttttcaagttagaaggatgggagtttcaatggattcctcttttggcaaaataattggatatgccaattttcataaggatcggccgactatatacaatccgctatatatctaataatatatgatgcgtgtcgccacctggcggactgcgactcaactgcaagggtatataaacttcggctccgcccgaagttagctttcctttcttgtttttttttgcaaacaaATTTTTTCGTACTTAAGTATTCATTTACAAGAAAGTTTCCAAaatataatgaaaaaaaatgtgtgttaaaaaaatattaagcaAGGTTCTCATATAATTGACTCGTAGTGACCTCATACTTAAGCTTACTCGTAGTTAgagttattttaaataatttaatattatttaccTTCCAAATGTGTCACAACACTAACAAATTAGGACTCTGGGTCACATAATACGAATATATAAAGTCGGACAACTTTAACTAAGCTATGCTTTGCGCGAAGGTGGGAGGCAATAGAAAcggtttttatacccttgcaggggtacaaattttaatatttaggtcAAAAATTGTGCACCGCAGTAAAGGAGAAATCTCCGACGATTCTATCTGTGGTTTTCTAATACAAAAGGAAAATTACAGGCTTGGGACTTTTATCAAAATtcttattcaaatttttttgataCAAAAATTCCCATTAGGTTCCGCGAACTACTTCCAATATTTGAGATATATATCCGATCCGTATTTAACTCTTAAAATAAGCTTCCATTTAAATGGAACTACTGTCTTATTATTACTGCGGCTAGCATCTACCCCCGTCTAGTCGCGATGGGAAGCTCTACTCGCAAGAGgtgccaaatttcatttcCATGGGAAGTAAACTCATTTACATTTGAAGCCCTGGCAACCAGCCGTAGGGCGGCCGAAAAAGGGCGGTCACGTTCTATTATCCACCTGAGCTTTGCCAAATCACTCATCAAAACAATCAACAAACAGTCAGACCTGTGACTTTGGTCGACTTCAACTTCAATAGAATCTCTTGTCGTTTGGAGTCGTTTTACTTCAAAGCAAACAATCTGGGAATCCAATTTTTCACCGCTCCCTCAGCAGGATGGCAAAGCGGTGCCGCTGGTGCCGGGTGTCGCGCGACTGCGTCCTGCACATTAATGTGGTGCTAATTGTGATAGGGCTGATCTTTATGTTAGACGTGTTCAGCCACCTCTACCTGAGGTCGACAATGTTCCCCGACATTCGTTTATATCCAGTGGTGATTCGTGGTTGGCTGTTCTGGATTCGCGGACTGACGATGCTTTCCTACATAGCAGAAGCTATCCTTGGCATTTGGATGGCCAAGCTACCTAGCCTCATTAAGTATGGAGGGTATATACTGATCGGCCTTGCCGTGCTCCTTTACACTGTGAGTATAGCGGTGACCCGCTTCATGTACCGCGACAGATTCGAGTACTTCGCCCAGTTGCTCGTCTACCAAATGTGGCTGAAGAGAACCCTGGGAACGATCGAGGCCGAATTCAGTTGCTGTGGCATGGTGGGAGTGATCGACTACCAGACCCCGTCTGCCAATCGCACTTGGAGCAGTGGCTCTTGTTGCAGCGAGCCGAATTGCCCCGGCTGCAATCCGAAGGTGGAGGAGTATCTTTGGACCATTGAGATGGATGTGGCGCGCGACAACATCATAGAGTCAGTATTCTTGGCGTTGGGCATGATCGTCATGCTAATGCATTTCCATGGCGTCAATTTCTACGAGGACCTGTTAGAGGATGATTCCGATGATACTACTAAAGCTACTGAGGAGGAAAATTCCAAGAATATTTCGTTCGGGGAAGAGTCCTCACAACCTTCGGACCGTAACAGTGATTATTTGAGAAAGTAACGACCATTGCCTGTTCTGGTCAATTGAACTTTAATTCATTATTGACCCCATTCCCCTATTTCTAACTCTTGTTTAATCTTGTATATGTGGGGTTGTCGACTAACTTGTTGTGGCCCATTAATTAAGATGCTAGAACGACCACGGAATCCTCTACTTCCCATCCTCCATGCCACCCAGTGGCCACTCTTACTTCCCGCACTAACAAAATGCCatgaaatacaatttaatgACTTCGATTTCAGTCTTGGGAGCAACAATTAAATATGCTTTTATAGCTTTAGCTGGATTTATATGACACTCCAAAGCCTACAAAATTTGAAGCACTTCATTAAAtaccattaaaatttttcccatAACTTCCTTTAATCCTTGACTCCTtgaactaaataaataaagtacgCTTGACGTCGTCAATCTTACCGCTTTGACTTTATCAAAAAAGTCGTGATCTTATTCTGTCGTGAAAAATTATATGAGTAATTTATATTTCTAATGAATGAGaaattttattcttatatCCAAATCCTCATAAACCTTTActtaaaaagatatttttttctgaTAAGTTGAAAGATTTTAAGTTACGGCTACTGACAAATAAACTGTATAATGTAATTTTATCATTGTCATCCTTATTCTTCCCCGTTAACGCTTTCACGAAGTCAGTCAACGAAGCTCAAAAACCTTCGCAACCTAAAGAATCAATCCTCTAAAACTTACGATCCTTCACAAGGAGCATAGTaccaaaaaaaactgttttagggacaaataaaatcaaatttttatgAACTACATTCTTCTTTAACGCAGACAAACGATTTTAGCCATTCACTTTAACATTTGCTTTTTACTCGAACTTGGGTGGAATGTGCAGTTACGGCATGGGAAATATAAAAAGTGCCTTGAACTGGGAGGTAGGACCGGAAAAGTGCACGGCAGTGCTTCCGTTGCGGTTTGTCTAAAGGAAGCTCCACCGAAAAATAAACAGCCAGAAAGGATGCGAAATGTAACGGAAGTGCGCGAAATTTTTGCACATTTTACCAACGTCTCCTACCCCGCCCTGTCCAGCTATTAAGGCTGCTGTACATTTGGCGGAAGAGTTGGTGGAGGGGAGGAACGGCGGGTTGCTGAATGGTTGGGTGAATTGACAGTTCGGGGCTAGAGTGCTCTCGCGGGTGGATGGACGTTGTAAGAAGGTTTAATGATGTCAACGTTTATGACAGTTGGCTTGAAGATTTTTCAATAGTTTGACAGTTGGCCTTTTCGTGACCAAGATCCCACCAACTCAGTGGAATGAAGGAAGTTTAATCTGAAGATATCCAAATCGTAATTCAGGGATGGAAAATACCAATAAAGTTTTATTCCCCTCTGTGTTAAGAGAAGAGCGAAGGAAAATCCAATGAGGtaattttaaaaactgttttatTGTTAAAGGTTTTATTGATACAAAAACATAAGAGACATAAACTTGAAcctaaaactacttatcagcAAGACCAATGACTTGGGTGACAACACTCTATTTAAGTTCAATACATCAAAGCATCACAAAACTTGACCAATAGTGCGGATAATACCTATTTATTGGAATTATGTGAGTCTCAGCCGCTATATTTGCACAACTATAAcctttatatatatagcttcgaatactttaaaatcaaacaaaaaaatcatacTTTCTCACTCTTGTAGATGGATTTTCCAACAGCCAAAtctgcaaacaaaaaacagtaAGGTTCAATTTCCCTGAAGCCAATCCAAATACATTTGTGCCGTCTAATTTCATTAGATTTCATATGGCTCTATGTCAAGTCGCAGAGACGTCAAAAGTAATTGAGCTGACTATGTCCAGGCCATTGTCCCAAATTATAGTCATAAATCAGCAATTGTTCGGCAGGTCCGCTTCAAAATACGTATTTTGAAAATCAAATGCAAATGGCTGTAGCCCacatttatacattttttgacgGAATCCACGTCATCGATTCAGTGGTACATGTTTTGTGTGCTGATTAAGTTGCCAGAAGGTCAGATTTTGTCATTAAATGCTGGAACCTTTATATTGCCCAAATACTGTTTGTGGTAATGGTTGCCTTGATGCATCCTTCTATTTGGTTTACGAAATCCAATTCGTTGGCGTATTGGGGACATTTAAAATGCTTTTacccaaaaaaatcaaaggCTACCATAAATAATAACGAATTCATAGAGAATTGATGACAAGGACCCACAAAAtcgaagttttttttattctttgcATAGTTGTGTCTGCTCCATTACTATTAGGCTTCCCAAAACCAAAGTCTAGAACAAATATAGGCTTTATTACCCGCAGGTTCCGCGTTGTAAATGAAAAGTATTTGAACAAATTTTGCGTTTTTCGGTATTTTGAATACTAATTTTTTCTAGCTTATAATAATTTTGACATATACATGTATATGTaccaaataaaattaaaacaaggaAGGACGCTACATTCAAATTTCCCGAtgaaagataaataaatttcgCAATGTTTCAACTATATAGAGAACTATAGGtttatttggttttggtttaAATTTTGGTTTATGTAAACTTTTTTATACCcatgcagagggtattataattttggtcaaaagtgtgcaacgcagtgaaggagacatctccgagcctataaagtatatatattcttgatcaggatcacctcatGTTTTTGGAACCAACGTGTACAAACACTCTTCTCCCTTTTCAGGAGCGGTATATAAGTAGGTGCGAAAAGAGACTCTATATATAACCGACAAATTTTCTGTATGCatccgatctaaatgaattatataccaatcgaaaggttttgttttaattagataatttttgtccaaacattttccaaaagttatttggtttgggggGAGgctaaaagtaaaaaaaatattttattagcattgattggtacctcaactgATCCGATCCGAACTTATTCCAGTTTTTCGGTccgaagttattcaagaaattcgatttttacagctctTTCCAAGTGAAGCTCTTGTCCCTCTATTTgcattattttattcaatGAGGATATCAAAACGTTCCTTACACCGctgaaaaggttttttaaatataaatttcattttctttgagaccaaacgccttaatagtagacaaaaaaatacattgaaggggatttttttttttcaaaataaaaaattgtgtttTAAAATTGGCTTATTCATTCGTGAAGATAGACCATGAGATGAAgaaacttttgatatatcgcttatatctggcacaattcgttaactcaagatatagtcctataagctaccaatttttttcagcCACCTGTGAAGCTTTGTTAAATACACAtccatatgtacatacatggATTTGTATATTTGAcaaggaattttttttgttgagctTGTGCATTTGCAATGAACTTGAAAATATGGAGTATGTAAATCCTATCAACTTTtactttaattataaataaaatcgaaaTTTGGCggagaatttttatatatttttactttttctcCCATATTGACTTGCAGTATTTTTGAACGCTCGgatttttttaagatagataGAAATGCCACAACTTTGGCATTTCTGTAGATGGAAATGTATTGCACCAAccaacattttgttttttgaaaattatttcgGCCCCTCatctgtttatttgttttaacaatttggtttcACAATACCACGAATTAATCTTGATTGACTTGCAGTTTTCTACATTCCCTACATTCAGTCTTcaaaacatacatacatttcaTATCTATACAATATTCAATATGCTAAAAATATATTCGGCTTATATAAACATTcttctatatataaatatacagaaggaaaaatataaaatttatatgtGTAAAATCCGAAACTCGCTTGGGTCCAATAAGATCCGATAATCATCGTATAACATGACCAAATATATAGCCTCgcaaagaaatatttttgtttacctGCAGAATTTAATCACAGTTCTGAGAGGGCAAGAAATTGTCAAACGTGCCTCTTCAATTAACTTGTTTGCTAAGTGAGGAATAGAGCTTTAGTCAAAGATAACAAGATCTTCAGTCTGTCCGCCATTCAAAATATCTTCAATcgagttaattaattaatagcCATTGGAGCAAAAGCAAGCACAATCTAATAGATTCAATCTATCTGACACTCGTCGTAAACTTGCCTGGAATCAAAGCAACCCCCCAGATAGTGTCCAGTGAACGCGTATCTTATCTTTACCACGATAGACCCCGACGGATCCCCCCCATAACGTCTACCTCGTCATACCTTGCCATTTTCAATCACAAATAAATCATCTTGCCAAGCCGCTCTCGATGACGTCCATagatttttttagtttctctAGGCTCTGCCCTATAAAAAGCACATCCAAGTGATACCTTGATTCAGAGTAAAACTTGAGCCATGAGGGGTCTGACCAAGAGCCTTGTATGCCTCGCCCTCCTGGCGGTGGCCAACGCCCAATTCAATACCAACTATGCGTCAGGCCGCAGCGGTATGGTGCACCTCTTCGAGTGGAAGTGGGATGATATTGCATCTGAATGCGAAAACTTCTTGGGCCCGAACGGATTTGCCGGTGTCCAGGTacataagatatattttttaaaaggctTCCCTGAAGTTTAACAAATTTATTTGGTTTCCAGGTATCACCCGTTAATGAAAATGCCGTAAAGGATAGTCGTCCCTGGTGGGAACGTTACCAACCCATCTCATACAAACTTGTTACTCGTTCCGGAAATGAAGAACAATTCGCCTCTATGGTCAGACGTTGTAACAACGCTGGAGTCCGCATCTACGTGGACGTCGTTTTTAACCACATGGCGGCCGATGGTGGCACTTATGGCACTGGTGGCAGCACTGCCAGTCCCAGCAGCAAGAGCTACCCCGGTGTGCCCTACTCTTcgctagacttcaatccgaccTGTGCCATCTCCAACTATAACGACGCTAACCAAGTGCGTAACTGCGAGCTGGTGGGTCTCCGCGATTTGAACCAAGGAAATTCGTATGTTCAAGAGAAGGTTGCCGAATTCCTGAACCACCTTATCGACCTCGGTGTGGCTGGATTCCGTGTGGATGCCGCCAAACACATGTGGCCTGCGGACTTGGGCACCATATACGGCCGCCTCAAGACCCTGAACACGGATCATGGTTTCCAGTCTGGTGCCAAGGCCTACATTGTCCAGGAAGTGATCGATATGGGTGGCGAAGCCATTAGCAAGTCTGAGTACACCGGCTTGGGAGCCATTACCGAGTTCCGCCATTCCGACTCTATCGGTAAAGTTTTCCGCGGCAAGAACCAGCTGAAGTATCTGACCAACTGGGGAACCGCCTGGGGCTTCGCAGCCTCCGACCGATCGCTCGTCTTTGTTGACAATCATGACAACCAGCGCGGTCACGGGGCCGGTGGTGCCGATGTGCTCACCTACAAGGTGGCCAAGCAATACAAGATGGCCTCTGCGTTTATGTTGGCCCATCCCTTTGGCACTCCTCGTGTCATGTCGTCGTTCTCATTTTCAGACACAGACCAGGGTCCACCCACTACCGACGGCCACAACATCGCGTCTCCGGTTTTCAACAGCGACAATTCTTGCAGCGGTGGCTGGGTGTGCGAGCACCGTTGGCGCCAGATCTACAACATGGTTGCCTTCCGAAACACCGTTGGCTCTGACGAAATCCAGAACTGGTGGGACAATGGCAGCAACCAGATCGCATTCAGCCGTGGTGGCAAGGGCTTCGTAGCCTTCAACAACGATAACTACGACCTCAATAGCTCCCTTCAGACGGGTCTCCCCGCCGGTACCTACTGTGACGTTATTTCAGGCATGAAAAACGGTTCCTCCTGCACCGGCAAAACCGTTACAGTCGGATCTGACGGCAGAGCTAATATCTCGATCGGCAGCTCAGAAGACGATGGTGTACTGGCCATTCATGTCAGCGCCAAGTTGTAAAAAACCAGCTTAGGTCAAAAAAGGTCAATTTGAATgagattataattttaaaataaaaaatgagatTATTAACACACAAACTAGTAACTTTCTGGTCATCATAAAAATAGTATATTATACAAGCAAGCTGCTTTCGGGTCATCTGAAGAAAGACGATTTTAACTATGAAAGGATTATGAAAAAGGAACTTATGAAGGGATTATAAAACgcagactatatcctatagctgccatataactgaacgatcgaaaatggcacaatctttctattttttaagaatttttaacatttttattggaaaattgatttgatggtgaaactCTCAAAGGGTCGGCCacctatatacgatccgatacatatattattatataattatataaatttaatttagctttcctttcttgttatacccttgcagagggtattataattttggtcaaaagtgtgcaacgcagtgaaggagacatctccgaccctataaagtatatatattcttgatcaggatcacctcctgagtcgatatgagcatgtccgtctgtccgtttctacgcaaactagtctctcagttttaaagctatcgagttgaaactttgcacacaccttCTTTcccttgcaggcagtatataagtcggaacggccgggatcggtcgactatatcctatagctgccatataactgattgatcggaaatgccataactttggtgttttttaagttagagggttgggactttccacacatgttatatttgaccaaaatatcttgtgtacaaaatttcataaggatcggccgactatatcctttagctgtcatagaacgatcgaaattggcataactttggtgttttttaagttagaaagatgggatttggtacagattctattttgggaaaaataattcaatatgccaaatttcataagaatcggccgactatatacgatccgctacatatctaataatataagatgcgtggcgccacctagcggactgcgactgaactgcaaggttATATAAACTTCgcctccgcccgaagttagctttcctttcttgtttttttttatttttaagaaataggTTGTTCCGAATATTACGAAGCCATTAAAAGAAGCTGAAGAACTTTCGAAATTTTGGTGTAAAAGAGTACACGGTACACGGTCATACAGTCGGAAAACTCGACTACAGCGtttctttcttgtttagaCTTTTTACAATTGTAAATTATTTCTTACTATACCCGTTACTCGTTGAGTACAATGGTATATTGGATTCGTGTGAATGTATGTAACAGGGAGAAATAATTATCTATTAatctattattaattaaatattaattaattataattactataattataattatagtaTAAAATCTTATAAAAATTCTTGATCAGCATCAACAGCCGATTAGATATAGCCATGTCCATTTCAGAAAAGTTTGTCAAAAAAAAGGTTATCTAAAAATATCATAATACCTTATTTATATCTACAAAAATTCAGCAAAATCACACAACTTTTAAAGatattataaacattttattctGATTCTCTTTTGCATTATTTGGGTTCTTTATTCCAAAACatacaaaagtatgcaacaaaattgttattttcaacgctaatttatttatctaatagattatatttatatattctcATATCTTTgtatatacatttaaaaaattacagaaatacCCCCATTAGTTGAAATTTGtattgtaaagtttttttaacAAAGCAAATActtattattaaattgttaCCAGTATTATTAGAATATgttacttttttaaaatactttaaaaaaatatattacacattgatttatttattcttttcaGCGGATGATAAGAATGCATTTTAGAGCCCCACGTATCAAATACTTTTTAGGTATCAGATAAGATTGGTTGCTTATATCCTATACTAGCCATATAATTGCAAATCGAAAATGCCACAACTTTGGCATTTCTGTAGATGGAAATGTATTGCACCAAccaacattttgttttttgaaaattatttcgGCCCCTCatctgtttatttgttttaacaatttggtttcACAATACCACGAATTAATCTTGATTGGCTTGCAGTTTTCTACATTCCCTACATTCAGTCTTcaaaacatacatacatttcaTATCTATACAATATTCAATATGCTAAAAATATATTCGGCTTATATAAACATTcttctatatataaatatacagaaggaaaaatataaaatttatatgtGTAAAATCCGAAACTCGCTTGGGTCCAATAAGATCCGATAATCATCGTATAACATGACCAAATATATAGCCTCgcaaagaaatatttttgtttacctGCAGAATTTAATCACAGTTCTGAGAGGGCAAGAAATTGTCAAACGTGCCTCTTCAATTAACTTGTTTGCTAAGTGAGGAATAGAGCTTTAGTCAAAGATAACAAGATCTTCAGTCTGTCCGCCATTCAAAATATCTTCAATcgagttaattaattaatagcCATTGGAGCAAAAGCAAGCACAATCTAATAGATTCAATCTATCTGACACTCGTCGTAAACTTGCCTGGAATCAAAGCAACCCCCCAGATAGTGTCCAGTGAACGCGTATCTTATCTTTACCACGATAGACCCCGACGGATCCCCCCCATAACGTCTACCTCGTCATACCTTGCCATTTTCAATCACAAATAAATCATCTTGCCAAGCCGCTCTCGATGACGTCCATagatttttttagtttctctAGGCTCTGCCCTATAAAAAGCACATCCAAGTGATACCTTGATTCAGAGTAAAACTTGAGCCATGAGGGGTCTGACCAAGAGCCTTGTATGCCTCGCCCTCCTGGCGGTGGCCAACGCCCAATTCAATACCAACTATGCGTCAGGCCGCAGCGGTATGGTGCACCTCTTCGAGTGGAAGTGGGATGATATTGCATCTGAATGCGAAAACTTCTTGGGCCCGAACGGATTTGCCGGTGTCCAGGTacataagatatattttttaaaaggctTCCCTGAAGTTTAACAAATTTATTTGGTTTCCAGGTATCACCCGTTAATGAAAATGCCGTAAAGGATAGTCGTCCCTGGTGGGAACGTTACCAACCCATCTCATACAAACTTGTTACTCGTTCCGGAAATGAAGAACAATTCGCCTCTATGGTCAGACGTTGTAACAACGCTGGAGTCCGCATCTACGTGGACGTCGTTTTTAACCACATGGCGGCCGATGGTGGCACTTATGGCACTGGTGGCAGCACTGCCAGTCCCAGCAGCAAGAGCTACCCCGGTGTGCCCTACTCTTcgctagacttcaatccgaccTGTGCCATCTCCAACTATAACGACGCTAACCAAGTGCGTAACTGCGAGCTGGTGGGTCTCCGCGATTTGAACCAAGGAAATTCGTATGTTCAAGAGAAGGTTGCCGAATTCCTGAACCACCTTATCGACCTCGGTGTGGCTGGATTCCGTGTGGATGCCGCCAAACACATGTGGCCTGCGGACTTGGGCACCATATACGGCCGCCTCAAGACCCTGAACACGGATCATGGTTTCCAGTCTGGTGCCAAGGCCTACATTGTCCAGGAAGTGATCGATATGGGTGGCGAAGCCATTAGCAAGTCTGAGTACACCGGCTTGGGAGCCATTACCGAGTTCCGCCATTCCGACTCTATCGGTAAAGTTTTCCGCGGCAAGAACCAGCTGAAGTATCTGACCAACTGGGGAACCGCCTGGGGCTTCGCAGCCTCCGACCGATCGCTCGTCTTTGTTGACAATCATGACAACCAGCGCGGTCACGGGGCCGGTGGTGCCGATGTGCTCACCTACAAGGTGGCCAAGCAATACAAGATGGCCTCTGCGTTTATGTTGGCCCATCCCTTTGGCACTCC
Coding sequences:
- the LOC6496669 gene encoding uncharacterized protein LOC6496669 encodes the protein MAKRCRWCRVSRDCVLHINVVLIVIGLIFMLDVFSHLYLRSTMFPDIRLYPVVIRGWLFWIRGLTMLSYIAEAILGIWMAKLPSLIKYGGYILIGLAVLLYTVSIAVTRFMYRDRFEYFAQLLVYQMWLKRTLGTIEAEFSCCGMVGVIDYQTPSANRTWSSGSCCSEPNCPGCNPKVEEYLWTIEMDVARDNIIESVFLALGMIVMLMHFHGVNFYEDLLEDDSDDTTKATEEENSKNISFGEESSQPSDRNSDYLRK
- the LOC26515084 gene encoding alpha-amylase 4N produces the protein MRGLTKSLVCLALLAVANAQFNTNYASGRSGMVHLFEWKWDDIASECENFLGPNGFAGVQVSPVNENAVKDSRPWWERYQPISYKLVTRSGNEEQFASMVRRCNNAGVRIYVDVVFNHMAADGGTYGTGGSTASPSSKSYPGVPYSSLDFNPTCAISNYNDANQVRNCELVGLRDLNQGNSYVQEKVAEFLNHLIDLGVAGFRVDAAKHMWPADLGTIYGRLKTLNTDHGFQSGAKAYIVQEVIDMGGEAISKSEYTGLGAITEFRHSDSIGKVFRGKNQLKYLTNWGTAWGFAASDRSLVFVDNHDNQRGHGAGGADVLTYKVAKQYKMASAFMLAHPFGTPRVMSSFSFSDTDQGPPTTDGHNIASPVFNSDNSCSGGWVCEHRWRQIYNMVAFRNTVGSDEIQNWWDNGSNQIAFSRGGKGFVAFNNDNYDLNSSLQTGLPAGTYCDVISGMKNGSSCTGKTVTVGSDGRANISIGSSEDDGVLAIHVSAKL
- the LOC116656193 gene encoding alpha-amylase 4N — its product is MRGLTKSLVCLALLAVANAQFNTNYASGRSGMVHLFEWKWDDIASECENFLGPNGFAGVQVSPVNENAVKDSRPWWERYQPISYKLVTRSGNEEQFASMVRRCNNAGVRIYVDVVFNHMAADGGTYGTGGSTASPSSKSYPGVPYSSLDFNPTCAISNYNDANQVRNCELVGLRDLNQGNSYVQEKVAEFLNHLIDLGVAGFRVDAAKHMWPADLGTIYGRLKTLNTDHGFQSGAKAYIVQEVIDMGGEAISKSEYTGLGAITEFRHSDSIGKVFRGKNQLKYLTNWGTAWGFAASDRSLVFVDNHDNQRGHGAGGADVLTYKVAKQYKMASAFMLAHPFGTPRVMSSFSFSDTDQGPPTTDGHNIASPVFNSDNSCSGGWVCEHRWRQIYNMVAFRNTVGSDEIQNWWDNGSNQIAFSRGGKGFVAFNNDNYDLNSSLQTGLPAGTYCDVISGMKNGSSCTGKTVTVGSDGRANISIGSSEDDGVLAIHVSAKL